The Arachis hypogaea cultivar Tifrunner chromosome 19, arahy.Tifrunner.gnm2.J5K5, whole genome shotgun sequence genome has a window encoding:
- the LOC112776973 gene encoding transcription factor HHO3 translates to MQRLKTMMGSRDYIQALEHERRKIQVFSKELPLSLDLVTQAIEACRQQLSETTTEYNMNGHNSECSEQTTSTDNGPVLEEFIPIKKRPSSPHEEEEDDDDDEQHSHHHRHKISKDNTDKRKSDWLRSVQLWNNPEPSSPPHQEVNNKKGGAVEVKRSGSGGAFQPFHKEKEERVGGGGAKAIASDDLRPPCSSNSSKKEEKEGQRKQRRCWSQELHKRFLQALQQLGGPDSATPKQIRELMKVDGLTNDEVKSHLQKYRLHTRRPSGIVHNNGNPQTTPFVLVGNIFVQPPEYAAAVATSADLAPAGIYAPVATHPPPPPPRTAAGSTRRPQLKKSSNHMREDHHHSHSEEDRVNHSNSPASSSSTHTTTTTSPAY, encoded by the exons ATGCAGCGACTGAAGACTATGATGGGCTCCCGCGACTACATCCAAGCATTGGAACATGAACGCCGCAAGATTCAGGTCTTCTCCAAAGAGCTTCCTCTTTCCTTGGACCTCGTCACACAAG CCATTGAAGCGTGCAGGCAGCAGTTGTCTGAGACGACGACGGAGTACAACATGAACGGACACAATTCGGAGTGTTCGGAGCAGACAACGTCAACCGACAACGGTCCTGTCTTGGAGGAGTTCATCCCAATTAAGAAGAGACCATCATctccacatgaagaagaagaagatgatgatgacgatgaacaACATTCCCATCATCATCGCCACAAGATCTCGAAGGATAACACTGATAAGAGGAAATCAGATTGGCTTAGATCCGTTCAGTTGTGGAATAATCCAGAACCCTCATCACCACCTCATCAG GAGGTGAACAATAAGAAAGGCGGTGCGGTGGAAGTGAAGAGAAGTGGAAGTGGTGGTGCTTTTCAGCCATTTcacaaggagaaggaggaaagAGTAGGTGGTGGTGGCGCCAAGGCAATTGCAAGTGATGATCTGAGACCACCGTGTTCCTCCAACAGCAGCAAGAAGGAAGAGAAAGAGGGGCAGAGGAAGCAGCGCCGTTGCTGGTCTCAGGAGTTGCACAAACGATTCTTGCAAGCCCTTCAACAACTTGGAGGCCCTGATT CTGCCACACCGAAGCAAATCAGGGAGCTTATGAAAGTTGATGGCCTCACTAATGACGAAGTCAAAAGCCATTTACag AAATACCGGTTACACACTAGAAGACCTAGTGGCATAGTTCACAACAATGGCAATCCACAAACGACGCCGTTTGTCCTAGTAGGCAACATTTTTGTTCAACCGCCAGAATACGCAGCGGCCGTGGCCACGTCAGCAGATCTGGCACCTGCCGGAATATATGCGCCTGTAGCCACGCATCCTCCTCCACCTCCTCCCCGGACGGCGGCTGGTTCCACTAGAAGACCGCAGTTGAAGAAATCATCAAATCACATGCGTGAGGATCATCATCATTCACACTCGGAAGAAGATAGGGTTAATCATTCAAACTCTCCAGCTTCATCATCATCCACACACACCACCACAACTACTTCCCCTGCCTATTGA
- the LOC112778926 gene encoding uncharacterized mitochondrial protein AtMg00820-like: MNLNYKYLSLAILQNPEPSTYEEAATQTCWRETIQAELQALNQNQTWCLIELPTGKKIVGCKWVFRVKFNPNGLIERHKARLVVKKFTRVQGVDYGDTFSQVMKITTLR; the protein is encoded by the coding sequence ATGAATTTAAACTATAAGTACTTATCCTTGGCCATTTTACAAAACCCAGAACCTAGCACTTATGAGGAGGCAGCTACTCAGACTTGCTGGAGAGAGACTATTCAAGCAGAATTACAAGCTCTAAATCAGAATCAGACTTGGTGTTTAATTGAACTACCAACTGGTAAAAAGATTGTGGGTTGCAAATGGGTGTTTCGTGTGAAATTTAACCCAAATGGTTTGATTGAAAGGCACAAGGCTCGTTTAGTTGTCAAAAAATTCACACGGGTACAAGGTGTGGATTATGGTGACACATTCAGTCAAGTTATGAAGATCACCACACTGAGGTAA